The Methanococcoides sp. AM1 DNA window TGGATGAAAAGACAAAAATTACAATCATGAAGGCATGTGGTGAAAATTGTCCATTCACTCACCTCACAGATGAACGATTGTTAGCAATCAAGGATGCTTCCAATGATGAACATGATTTTTTGGAAAAGTTGTCTCAACAATGGCGAGTCAAAATAGAGGGTAATGATGTCTATGTTGTCTTTGACAAATGTTATTGCCCTCTTGTCAACGAGAATATTGATGATGCTTCAGCAACTCTCTGTTATTGTACTCTGGGAAATCTAAAAAAGAAGT harbors:
- a CDS encoding DUF6144 family protein; the encoded protein is MKQGILSNNIYILVIKALLMPVWLKTLLKSLDDNLDEKTKITIMKACGENCPFTHLTDERLLAIKDASNDEHDFLEKLSQQWRVKIEGNDVYVVFDKCYCPLVNENIDDASATLCYCTLGNLKKKFRIGLNRDIDVLMEKTVISGDDECRFKILI